One genomic segment of Candidatus Berkiella aquae includes these proteins:
- a CDS encoding GNAT family N-acetyltransferase, whose protein sequence is MKIRILTADDWVIWKKIRLEALQNSPENFGSSIEEECNWPDLEFQNGLNKSHVFGAFVEETLVACAGFYVLNFIKMQHRGVIWGMYTCPEYRHQGVASALMEAVIDNARTKVLQLHLTCVTSNLNAVEFYQKKGFKIYGTEPRALKIDNTFFDEHLMVLVLNPS, encoded by the coding sequence ATGAAAATAAGAATATTAACTGCAGATGATTGGGTAATCTGGAAAAAAATTCGCTTAGAGGCATTGCAAAATTCTCCTGAAAATTTTGGTTCATCAATTGAGGAAGAATGTAATTGGCCAGACCTTGAGTTTCAAAATGGCTTAAACAAAAGTCATGTTTTTGGTGCCTTTGTTGAAGAGACGCTTGTGGCATGTGCTGGTTTTTATGTTTTAAATTTCATTAAGATGCAACATCGTGGCGTTATTTGGGGAATGTATACTTGTCCTGAATATAGGCACCAGGGCGTTGCAAGCGCTTTAATGGAAGCAGTCATCGATAATGCAAGAACGAAGGTTCTGCAATTACATTTAACCTGTGTAACCAGCAATCTTAACGCAGTTGAGTTCTATCAAAAAAAAGGATTTAAAATTTATGGCACTGAGCCGCGAGCTCTCAAAATTGATAATACATTTTTTGATGAACACTTAATGGTGCTCGTTCTAAATCCTAGTTAG
- a CDS encoding YeeE/YedE thiosulfate transporter family protein produces the protein MLIDWENFTPWLSLLGGVLIGIATSLLLLVNGKIAGISGILGGLLRLPRGDMSWRILFLLGMISAPIFYRFIIGDPTINIEADWLMNIIAGIFVGIGTRISSGCTSGHGVCGLSRLSLRSLIATLTFMCIGIITVFIVRHILGGR, from the coding sequence ATGTTAATTGACTGGGAAAACTTTACTCCATGGTTATCTTTATTGGGAGGTGTATTAATAGGAATAGCAACCTCCTTACTTCTTTTAGTCAATGGGAAAATAGCCGGAATCAGTGGCATTCTTGGGGGATTATTGCGCTTACCTCGAGGTGATATGTCATGGCGCATCTTATTTTTACTAGGGATGATTTCCGCCCCGATCTTCTATAGATTCATAATCGGTGATCCTACAATTAATATTGAAGCAGACTGGTTAATGAATATTATTGCCGGCATATTTGTTGGTATAGGAACGCGTATAAGTAGTGGTTGTACTAGCGGACATGGGGTATGTGGTTTATCGCGCCTATCATTGCGTTCACTTATTGCGACACTTACATTCATGTGCATAGGCATTATTACTGTATTCATTGTTAGGCACATCTTAGGTGGAAGGTAA
- a CDS encoding thymidine phosphorylase, with protein MTKANTLTLKPLGINTYKEAVVYMRKDCPVCRSEGFEAPARVKVIHKNKIILATLNTIESDLLTPHEASLSTFAWEQLSASIGDEIQVFHPDHLNSLDHIRGKIYGHELNKDEIREIIKDVVNGSLSDIHISAFLASTGDDRFSEQEIFYLTESMIEVGNRISWHKDLIVDKHCIGGLPGNRTTLIVVPIVAAFGLTIPKTSSRAITSPAGTADTMEVFAPVSLDLNAMRKVIEKENGCLVWGGSVNLSPADDILIRIERALILDSMGQLVASILSKKIAAGSSHVIIDVPIGPTVKVRTTASADELKNYLEAIGKTLGIEVKTVFTDGSQPVGRGIGPALEAKDVLAVLQGDINAPQSLRERSIALAGQVLEFSPNVRKGTGYAVAEKILSSGQAWQKFQAICHAQGGLFEPPIAKHMRTITSKKKGTILAIDNRYLSRVAKLAGAPQAKAAGIKLLTPIGTKVNFGDPLFEIHAETKGELHYAVNFLSMDHEIFDIGEFE; from the coding sequence ATGACAAAAGCTAACACACTTACACTAAAACCATTAGGAATAAATACTTATAAAGAAGCGGTTGTGTACATGCGCAAGGATTGTCCTGTATGCCGATCAGAAGGTTTTGAAGCGCCAGCTCGAGTCAAAGTAATTCATAAGAACAAAATAATATTAGCTACGTTGAACACCATTGAATCAGATCTACTGACTCCACATGAAGCAAGTCTTTCTACTTTTGCTTGGGAACAATTAAGTGCATCCATTGGCGATGAAATTCAGGTGTTTCACCCAGATCATTTAAATTCGCTTGATCATATTAGAGGTAAAATTTATGGCCATGAATTAAATAAAGATGAAATTAGGGAAATAATCAAAGATGTTGTTAACGGCTCATTGTCTGATATTCATATTTCAGCTTTTTTAGCCTCCACAGGAGATGATCGTTTTTCTGAACAGGAGATCTTCTATTTAACAGAATCAATGATTGAAGTAGGAAATCGAATAAGTTGGCATAAAGATTTAATTGTCGATAAACATTGCATAGGGGGCTTGCCAGGAAACAGAACCACCCTTATTGTTGTTCCTATTGTGGCGGCTTTTGGGCTCACCATTCCAAAAACTTCTTCAAGAGCTATTACTTCCCCTGCGGGCACAGCGGACACCATGGAAGTTTTCGCGCCGGTCTCCCTTGATTTGAATGCTATGCGCAAAGTTATTGAAAAAGAAAATGGATGTTTAGTTTGGGGCGGCTCAGTTAATTTAAGCCCTGCAGATGATATTTTGATCCGTATTGAACGAGCACTTATTCTTGATAGCATGGGGCAGCTCGTCGCTTCTATTCTATCTAAGAAAATTGCTGCAGGATCTTCTCATGTCATTATCGATGTTCCTATCGGACCAACAGTTAAAGTCAGAACAACGGCATCTGCTGATGAATTAAAAAATTATCTTGAAGCAATAGGTAAAACATTGGGCATTGAAGTAAAAACAGTCTTTACTGATGGCAGTCAACCTGTCGGCCGTGGTATAGGCCCTGCATTAGAAGCAAAAGATGTATTGGCTGTTCTCCAAGGAGATATTAATGCACCTCAAAGTTTAAGAGAGAGATCAATCGCCCTAGCTGGTCAAGTCCTAGAATTTTCACCCAATGTAAGAAAGGGAACAGGTTACGCGGTAGCAGAGAAAATCTTAAGTAGCGGCCAAGCCTGGCAAAAATTTCAAGCGATTTGTCATGCGCAAGGTGGGCTTTTTGAACCCCCTATTGCAAAGCATATGCGAACGATTACCTCCAAGAAGAAGGGAACAATTCTTGCTATTGATAATCGATATTTAAGTCGAGTCGCAAAACTGGCCGGCGCACCACAAGCAAAGGCGGCAGGAATTAAACTACTCACCCCCATTGGGACAAAAGTAAATTTTGGTGATCCACTTTTTGAAATTCATGCAGAAACTAAAGGTGAGTTACATTATGCTGTAAATTTTTTATCGATGGATCATGAAATATTTGATATTGGTGAATTCGAATGA
- a CDS encoding zinc-binding alcohol dehydrogenase family protein, whose translation MRAMVFNKMGEKLKLQEVRIPTPSETELLIRVSACGLCRTDLHIIDGELNKPKLPLIPGHQIVGIVEELGSAVEGFKIGQRVGVPWLGGSCGHCFYCGQGQENLCDDAQYTGYQLNGGLAEYCVANSQFCFPVPENYPDLQVAPLFCAGLIGYRALSKIATAQRIGFYGFGASAHILSQLAVYQGKEVYAFVKKGDAKGQEFARSLGAVWAGNSEEIAPTALDAAIIFAPDGCLIPLALKNIRKGGTVVCAGIHMSDIPSFPYEILWGERHVCSVANLTRKDGEEFLKIAPQVPIKTQVNVYPLEKANEALEDLRMGRFSGAAVIQIS comes from the coding sequence ATGCGCGCAATGGTATTTAATAAAATGGGAGAAAAGTTAAAGCTTCAAGAGGTGCGTATTCCCACGCCGAGTGAAACTGAATTGCTGATTCGTGTGTCTGCTTGCGGACTATGCCGTACTGATTTGCATATCATTGACGGAGAATTGAACAAACCAAAACTGCCCCTTATCCCAGGGCATCAAATAGTAGGAATAGTCGAAGAGCTAGGATCTGCTGTAGAAGGTTTTAAAATCGGCCAACGAGTGGGGGTTCCTTGGCTAGGAGGCAGTTGTGGCCATTGCTTCTATTGTGGACAGGGCCAAGAAAATCTTTGCGATGACGCTCAATATACAGGTTATCAATTGAATGGTGGGCTTGCTGAGTATTGTGTTGCCAATAGTCAATTTTGTTTCCCTGTTCCCGAGAATTACCCTGATCTCCAAGTTGCTCCCTTATTTTGCGCTGGTCTAATTGGCTATAGAGCCCTGAGTAAAATAGCGACGGCACAGCGGATTGGGTTTTATGGGTTTGGTGCTAGCGCTCATATATTGAGTCAACTAGCTGTTTATCAAGGCAAAGAAGTTTACGCCTTTGTTAAAAAGGGAGATGCAAAGGGTCAAGAATTTGCGAGAAGCTTGGGGGCGGTATGGGCAGGAAATTCGGAAGAGATAGCCCCCACTGCCTTAGACGCTGCCATCATCTTTGCACCAGATGGGTGTTTAATTCCTTTAGCATTAAAGAACATCCGCAAAGGAGGCACAGTAGTTTGTGCTGGGATCCATATGTCAGATATTCCTTCGTTTCCTTATGAAATATTGTGGGGGGAAAGACATGTTTGTTCTGTCGCTAATTTAACCAGAAAAGATGGTGAAGAGTTTTTAAAAATCGCGCCTCAAGTTCCAATAAAAACACAAGTGAATGTTTATCCTTTAGAAAAAGCAAACGAAGCGCTTGAGGATTTGCGAATGGGGCGATTTTCAGGTGCTGCAGTAATACAAATTAGTTAG
- a CDS encoding MBL fold metallo-hydrolase RNA specificity domain-containing protein produces the protein MKLTFLGATETVTGSKYLLSYDSKKILIDCGLFQGYKELRLRNWNKLPIDPKQIDAVILTHAHIDHSGYLPILMKNGYTGPIYATKGTKDLCSIMLPDSGHIQEEDAFRANKYGYSKHKLALPLYTKLEAEKVLKQFVVVEFNEPFKIDKNFQFTLFPAGHILGASIVEIIAHHKKIVFSGDLGRRNDPIIDEPTSMVSADYLIIESTYGNRLHEKTSPFNELKKIICDTAKRGGTLLIPAFTVGRAQTVLYYIHQLKLKHAIPDIPVFVDSPMATKVTHLLEHYVGEHRLAKKECSEVSQTATYISTVEESKQLDNYAMPTIIISASGMATGGRVLHHLKAFAPYAKNTILFTGFQAGGTRGARMMNGEKEIKIHGKMIPVNARVENLDTISAHADYEEMLYWLSHFKQKPKSVFITHGELDSATSLKEKIENQFHWHCVIPTYMQTVNL, from the coding sequence ATGAAATTGACTTTTTTAGGCGCAACTGAAACTGTAACTGGCTCTAAATATCTATTAAGTTATGATTCGAAAAAAATATTAATAGATTGTGGTTTATTCCAAGGATACAAAGAATTACGCCTTAGAAACTGGAATAAATTACCTATTGATCCTAAACAAATTGACGCAGTGATCCTAACGCATGCGCACATTGATCATTCTGGCTATTTACCGATATTAATGAAAAATGGATATACTGGCCCTATTTATGCGACAAAAGGGACTAAAGATCTCTGCTCTATCATGTTGCCTGATAGTGGTCATATACAAGAAGAAGATGCTTTTAGAGCTAATAAATATGGTTACTCAAAACATAAATTAGCACTTCCACTTTACACAAAATTAGAAGCCGAAAAAGTTTTAAAACAGTTTGTCGTCGTTGAATTTAATGAGCCCTTTAAAATAGATAAAAACTTTCAATTTACATTATTTCCTGCTGGGCACATTTTAGGTGCATCAATAGTGGAAATTATAGCCCATCATAAAAAAATAGTTTTTTCTGGAGATCTTGGGCGTCGCAATGATCCTATTATTGACGAGCCAACCAGTATGGTAAGTGCAGACTATCTCATTATTGAATCTACATATGGCAATCGTTTGCATGAAAAAACTTCACCATTTAATGAATTGAAAAAAATTATCTGTGATACTGCTAAGCGAGGTGGAACATTACTCATTCCTGCTTTTACTGTAGGACGAGCGCAAACAGTTTTATATTATATCCATCAACTTAAATTAAAACATGCTATTCCAGATATCCCTGTCTTTGTCGATAGTCCTATGGCAACTAAGGTAACCCATTTGCTTGAACATTATGTTGGCGAACATCGTCTTGCCAAAAAGGAGTGCAGTGAGGTAAGCCAAACTGCCACTTATATTTCTACCGTTGAAGAATCTAAACAGCTTGATAATTATGCTATGCCAACAATTATTATATCCGCAAGTGGCATGGCTACAGGTGGGCGTGTTTTACATCATCTAAAGGCTTTTGCTCCATATGCAAAAAATACTATTTTATTCACTGGTTTCCAAGCAGGTGGAACACGTGGGGCAAGAATGATGAATGGTGAAAAGGAAATTAAAATTCATGGAAAAATGATCCCTGTTAATGCAAGAGTTGAGAATTTAGATACTATCTCGGCACATGCTGATTATGAGGAAATGCTTTATTGGTTATCTCATTTTAAACAAAAACCAAAATCTGTTTTCATAACACACGGTGAACTTGACTCTGCAACCTCTTTAAAAGAGAAAATTGAAAATCAATTTCATTGGCATTGCGTTATTCCCACTTACATGCAAACAGTAAATTTATAG
- a CDS encoding endonuclease domain-containing protein has protein sequence MVYYNSKLTPYSRKLRSNMTEAESLVWSKIRRRQIDGIQFYRQRVISTFIVDFYAPTVKLVLEIDGSQHLEVEYLEQDKCRDAFLNNLGIMVLRFDNHQVMFQLGSVIDRIYDVIEDFGREKCHFRRS, from the coding sequence ATGGTTTATTACAATTCAAAACTCACACCATACTCTCGTAAGCTTCGTTCAAATATGACTGAGGCTGAAAGCTTAGTTTGGTCAAAAATCAGAAGAAGACAAATTGATGGTATTCAGTTTTATCGCCAAAGGGTGATTTCTACCTTCATTGTTGATTTTTATGCTCCCACCGTAAAATTAGTGCTCGAAATCGATGGTTCACAGCATTTAGAAGTTGAATATTTGGAACAAGATAAATGCAGAGATGCATTTCTGAATAATCTTGGGATTATGGTATTGAGGTTTGATAATCACCAAGTGATGTTTCAGTTAGGAAGTGTAATTGATAGGATTTATGACGTTATTGAAGATTTTGGAAGGGAAAAATGTCACTTTAGGAGGAGTTAA
- a CDS encoding zinc-binding dehydrogenase produces MKMMKAAVFVKPGKIELQEKPIPKVGPTDALIKVTTTTICGTDVHILKGEYHVDPGRIVGHEPVGIIHELGSAVTGYKIGQRVVVGAITPCGQCYSCLDSHQAQCGGKAIGGWRFGNTIDGCQAEYFLVPFAMANLAPVPDDLTDEQVLMCPDIMSTGFGGAENGNIKIGDTVAVFAQGPIGLCVTAGAKLKGATKIIVIDNIAKRLEVAKQLGADITIDFSKVDPIEEIMKHTYGLGVDVSVEALGLQKTFENCLRALKPGGTLSSLGVYSGKLSLPVEAFAAGLGDHKIVTTLCPGGKERMRRLMSVIQSNRVNLKPLVTHRFKLDQIEQAYELFANQRDDVIKIAITP; encoded by the coding sequence ATGAAAATGATGAAAGCAGCTGTTTTTGTAAAACCAGGAAAAATTGAACTTCAAGAAAAGCCTATTCCAAAGGTAGGGCCAACTGATGCTTTAATTAAAGTTACCACTACAACCATATGTGGGACCGATGTGCACATTCTAAAGGGTGAATACCACGTTGATCCAGGGCGAATCGTTGGTCATGAACCAGTAGGTATTATTCATGAACTAGGTTCTGCAGTTACAGGCTACAAAATTGGCCAACGTGTGGTTGTTGGTGCGATCACGCCCTGTGGCCAATGTTACTCATGTTTAGATAGTCACCAAGCGCAATGTGGTGGTAAAGCGATTGGTGGATGGCGTTTTGGCAATACGATTGATGGATGCCAAGCTGAATACTTCCTGGTCCCATTTGCAATGGCTAATCTCGCCCCTGTGCCCGATGATCTAACCGATGAACAGGTACTTATGTGTCCTGACATCATGAGCACGGGATTTGGTGGGGCTGAAAATGGCAACATAAAAATTGGCGATACCGTTGCTGTTTTCGCTCAAGGTCCTATTGGATTATGCGTTACCGCTGGTGCAAAACTAAAAGGTGCAACCAAAATTATTGTCATCGATAACATTGCAAAGAGATTAGAGGTAGCCAAGCAATTAGGTGCAGATATCACTATTGATTTTTCTAAAGTGGATCCAATCGAAGAAATCATGAAACATACCTATGGGCTGGGAGTAGATGTTTCAGTTGAAGCTTTAGGATTGCAAAAAACTTTTGAAAATTGTTTACGAGCATTGAAACCGGGAGGAACACTATCTAGCCTAGGGGTGTATTCGGGTAAATTGTCACTACCTGTAGAAGCATTTGCTGCAGGCCTGGGTGATCATAAAATTGTGACGACACTTTGTCCTGGCGGCAAAGAACGAATGCGACGGTTAATGAGTGTTATTCAATCTAATCGCGTTAATTTAAAACCTTTGGTGACACATCGATTTAAATTGGATCAAATTGAGCAAGCATATGAATTATTTGCTAATCAACGTGATGATGTTATTAAAATTGCAATAACTCCTTAA
- a CDS encoding cation:proton antiporter domain-containing protein produces MSHVLFNNILIILITCIVITAICQRIKLPAIIGYIVVGILVGPSGIGLISGSEVIKLIAEFGIVFLMFMVGLEFSLTHLLRLKKDVFLFGGLQVLLSILVTLVIGHLFEMTSMQLLIVGCIVAMSSTAIVIKQLTEQLEINSPYSQHAIGILLFQDLAVIPVLILLPSLSDLTIHSFINQLGLALLKGIATIIIILFIGKRILKPIFYNMSQAYSLELFTLTTLTITLFCAGITAFAGLSYSLGAFLAGMMLGETEFKHQIKTDIRPFKDILLGFFFITIGMQFNTHVIVTAWNWTLLMLVALVIFKVLLITLLGLFFTKSKVIATQTGLILAQGSEFGFAILISALSYNLLPTDYGQVILGALLLSMILAPLIIKYHQNIINLLFSSSSPTEDSEEANIHQASQTLDNHIILCGYGRVGQNIARFLEKANLQFIAFDLDPTRIKNARLAGDNVFYADVTDYEILKHAAIDKCRAVIISFINPPATNNIIEQIRKHHPKLPIIARSHDENETNVFYEKGATEVIPEILEASLMIASHILLLMNIPPKQVYNWIDESRHKRYDLLRMVFPGHESHFSEEGEASKDGLNAILLSKGSYAINRNLSELPLSKLNIKITAIRRGSQRFIDPSPSMTLLEGDIVVLYGTLSHLEHAEKVLLIGEN; encoded by the coding sequence ATGTCGCACGTCTTATTTAACAATATACTTATTATTTTAATAACCTGTATTGTTATCACCGCTATTTGTCAGCGCATTAAGCTGCCCGCAATTATTGGTTATATTGTCGTGGGGATCTTGGTTGGCCCATCAGGAATCGGGCTTATATCGGGATCTGAAGTGATAAAACTCATTGCAGAATTTGGCATCGTGTTCTTGATGTTTATGGTGGGCTTGGAATTTTCACTCACCCATTTACTACGACTTAAAAAAGATGTATTTCTCTTCGGCGGCCTACAAGTTCTTTTAAGTATTTTAGTCACGCTAGTCATTGGGCATTTATTTGAAATGACATCAATGCAATTGTTAATCGTTGGCTGCATTGTGGCCATGTCGTCGACGGCAATTGTGATAAAACAACTCACAGAACAACTTGAAATCAACTCCCCTTATAGCCAACATGCCATTGGCATCTTACTGTTTCAAGATTTAGCTGTTATCCCTGTTCTTATTTTATTGCCAAGCTTATCAGATCTGACAATTCATTCATTTATTAATCAGCTTGGTCTTGCTCTTTTAAAAGGGATAGCAACCATTATTATTATTCTGTTTATTGGAAAGCGCATTTTAAAACCAATTTTTTATAATATGAGTCAAGCTTACTCTCTAGAGTTATTTACCCTCACGACTTTAACCATCACATTATTTTGTGCCGGAATAACTGCTTTTGCTGGGCTTTCGTATTCCCTGGGAGCATTTTTAGCAGGTATGATGCTAGGTGAGACTGAATTTAAACATCAAATCAAAACTGACATTCGCCCTTTTAAAGATATTTTACTGGGATTTTTCTTTATCACAATAGGTATGCAATTCAACACTCACGTTATCGTAACAGCGTGGAATTGGACATTATTAATGCTAGTTGCGCTGGTTATATTTAAAGTTTTATTAATAACACTATTAGGATTATTTTTTACCAAATCAAAAGTTATTGCTACTCAAACTGGACTCATATTAGCACAAGGAAGTGAATTTGGATTTGCCATTCTCATTAGTGCATTGTCGTACAATTTACTCCCTACCGACTATGGCCAGGTAATACTTGGAGCGCTTTTACTTAGTATGATTCTTGCGCCTTTAATTATTAAGTACCATCAAAATATAATTAATTTACTTTTTTCTAGTTCTTCACCTACTGAAGATAGCGAAGAAGCTAATATTCATCAAGCAAGTCAAACTCTTGATAATCATATCATTCTCTGTGGGTATGGCCGCGTTGGTCAAAATATTGCACGTTTTTTAGAAAAAGCAAATCTTCAATTTATTGCATTTGATTTAGATCCTACCCGCATAAAAAATGCTCGACTGGCGGGAGACAATGTTTTTTATGCCGATGTAACTGATTATGAAATTCTTAAACATGCTGCGATTGATAAATGCCGTGCTGTTATTATCAGTTTTATTAATCCACCTGCTACCAATAACATCATAGAGCAAATAAGAAAACATCATCCCAAATTACCTATCATTGCAAGGAGTCACGATGAAAACGAGACTAATGTTTTCTATGAGAAAGGAGCAACAGAAGTCATTCCTGAAATATTAGAGGCTTCATTAATGATTGCTTCACATATTTTATTACTCATGAATATACCTCCCAAGCAAGTTTATAATTGGATAGATGAAAGTCGCCACAAACGGTACGATTTACTGCGGATGGTTTTCCCTGGACACGAAAGTCATTTTTCAGAAGAAGGTGAAGCTTCCAAGGACGGACTAAACGCTATCCTATTATCAAAAGGTTCATATGCTATTAATCGTAATTTAAGCGAATTACCACTCTCAAAATTAAACATTAAAATCACCGCCATCCGTAGAGGAAGCCAACGCTTTATTGACCCTTCGCCTTCAATGACGTTGCTTGAAGGAGATATCGTTGTTTTATACGGCACTCTCTCACACCTTGAGCATGCCGAAAAAGTTTTATTAATTGGAGAAAATTAA
- a CDS encoding DUF6691 family protein, translating into MIKLFSFISGFIFGIGLLISGMANPSKVLGFLDITGIWDPSLAFVMIGAIIIGFFAFNYAKRVKKTITGEAIKLSTTQKIDKKLIFGSILFGIGWGLVGFCPGPAIVALGAAKLKALYFTGAMLIGMLFYELFQTKSFLKY; encoded by the coding sequence ATGATTAAATTATTTTCATTTATATCAGGTTTTATTTTTGGTATCGGCTTGCTGATATCAGGAATGGCAAACCCATCGAAAGTTCTTGGGTTTTTAGATATTACAGGAATTTGGGATCCTTCCTTAGCGTTTGTCATGATAGGGGCAATTATTATCGGATTCTTCGCATTCAACTACGCTAAACGTGTAAAAAAGACTATAACTGGTGAAGCAATAAAACTATCCACAACGCAAAAAATTGACAAAAAATTAATTTTTGGCAGCATACTATTTGGTATTGGCTGGGGGTTAGTTGGATTTTGTCCAGGTCCTGCCATTGTTGCTCTTGGCGCGGCTAAACTCAAGGCTTTGTATTTCACAGGGGCAATGCTCATTGGCATGCTATTTTATGAGTTGTTTCAAACAAAATCATTTTTGAAATATTAA
- a CDS encoding glucose 1-dehydrogenase, with protein MDRVKNKVAIVTGGALGIGRSASILLAQEGAKVAITDINQEEGEKLAESIQQDGGQAKFWLMNTATEKDVKNTFKDIEEKFGRIDTLVNNAGIAGVNKPTDEVTEEEWDKVTSVNVKGVFFCTKHVIPYMRKVKGGSIINLSSIYGLIGAPDLPPYHASKGAVTLMTKTDALFYAKDKIRVNSIHPGYIWTPLVAEIADKFDGGKKAFLNTVGPLHALGHIGEPDDIGWGIVYLASDESKFMTGSELVIDGGYTAK; from the coding sequence ATGGATCGAGTCAAAAATAAGGTGGCAATTGTAACCGGTGGCGCATTGGGCATTGGTAGATCTGCATCCATCTTACTAGCCCAAGAAGGGGCAAAGGTAGCTATTACGGATATTAATCAAGAAGAAGGTGAAAAACTTGCGGAATCCATCCAACAAGACGGTGGTCAAGCCAAATTCTGGTTAATGAATACTGCGACTGAAAAGGATGTTAAGAATACCTTCAAAGATATTGAAGAAAAATTCGGTCGTATTGATACATTAGTTAATAATGCCGGTATAGCCGGGGTCAATAAACCCACCGATGAAGTAACGGAAGAAGAATGGGATAAAGTCACTTCGGTTAACGTAAAAGGGGTATTTTTTTGCACTAAACATGTTATTCCCTATATGCGTAAAGTAAAAGGCGGGAGCATTATTAACTTATCATCTATTTATGGCCTTATAGGCGCTCCTGACTTACCTCCTTATCATGCCTCAAAAGGCGCTGTGACATTGATGACAAAAACCGATGCTCTCTTTTATGCAAAAGATAAAATCAGAGTTAATTCAATTCATCCAGGCTACATATGGACTCCACTCGTTGCCGAGATCGCCGACAAATTTGATGGTGGCAAGAAAGCTTTTTTAAATACAGTTGGACCTTTACACGCTTTAGGACATATTGGAGAGCCTGACGACATCGGTTGGGGCATTGTGTATTTGGCTTCAGATGAATCCAAGTTTATGACAGGAAGTGAATTGGTGATTGATGGTGGCTACACAGCTAAATAA
- a CDS encoding ribose-phosphate diphosphokinase: protein MKPLLLSLYTSPSFLDGFKDSSQFDLGNLTVREFPDQESYIKYDTDVKKRDLVFIVALDKPNSKFLPLIFASQTARELGARSIGLIVPYLPYMRQDKQFLSGEAVTSKYFAKMLSDNIDWLITIDPHLHRYHSLNEIYKIPTTVLHANDLISTWVQQHVSSPLIIGPDSESEQWVATIAKTLNSPYKILEKIRKGDNIVQIKFPNFSDYQDFTPVLVDDIISTGTTMVETITHLKNIKMKVPICIGVHAIFAHHAYENILAAGAKSVITCNTIEHISNAIDVSSLIKTCLTNIKF, encoded by the coding sequence ATGAAACCACTTCTTTTATCATTGTATACCTCCCCTTCTTTTCTCGATGGATTCAAAGATTCCAGTCAATTTGACTTGGGCAATCTCACCGTCCGTGAATTTCCTGATCAAGAATCTTACATTAAGTACGATACTGATGTAAAAAAACGAGATCTTGTTTTTATTGTCGCTTTAGATAAACCTAATTCTAAATTCTTGCCGCTTATATTTGCTTCGCAAACAGCGAGAGAATTAGGTGCCCGCAGCATTGGACTAATAGTTCCTTATCTACCCTATATGCGTCAGGATAAGCAATTTTTATCTGGCGAAGCGGTTACTTCAAAATATTTTGCAAAAATGTTATCAGATAACATTGATTGGTTGATAACGATTGATCCCCACTTACATAGATATCACTCACTTAACGAAATATATAAGATCCCTACTACTGTTTTGCATGCTAACGATCTTATTTCAACTTGGGTACAACAGCATGTTTCCTCGCCTCTTATTATTGGTCCAGATAGCGAAAGTGAGCAATGGGTAGCAACTATTGCGAAAACACTCAATTCACCCTACAAGATCCTAGAAAAAATTAGAAAGGGTGATAATATTGTTCAGATTAAATTTCCCAACTTTAGCGACTATCAGGATTTCACACCAGTATTAGTCGATGATATCATTTCAACAGGCACTACGATGGTTGAAACTATCACACATTTGAAAAATATTAAAATGAAGGTCCCCATTTGTATTGGCGTTCATGCAATCTTTGCGCATCATGCTTATGAAAATATATTAGCAGCTGGGGCAAAATCAGTTATTACCTGCAATACCATCGAACATATTTCAAATGCGATTGATGTGTCTAGTCTTATTAAGACTTGTTTAACAAATATTAAATTTTAA